A genomic region of candidate division KSB1 bacterium contains the following coding sequences:
- a CDS encoding Na+/H+ antiporter NhaC family protein, protein MTEEQHIEFRGGPILSALPLAIFILCTLLLVIFGAPAVEGMILAAMLGISIGMLFARDFAGYSERIFSLMANRTSTVAVVCWLWAGAFSGILAGSGLVEAIVWVGWKLNLNGAWFTLTVFISSALFATSVGTGLGTIVGFTAVMYPAGIVLGANPAALLGAIFSGAAFGDNLAPISDTTIVSAATQETDVGGVVRSRLKYVLIASAISAILFVIFGGSGSAISKAEAQTLLSETADPTGLPMLIPAVIVFIVAVRGGHFLAALTAGIFTAIVIGPLAGVFPIQQIFHITADGSVGGSAVGGAVALIPTSILTLLLVTAIGIMQAGGFLEKFIGWLQQTIARSVRGTEFAILGLITFTNICVSVNTVAMITAGPLANILRKKFNIHPYRSANLLDTVSCSFPYLLPYAATIVAALAIQQQVAERYPFVTVLSWEQFVPYCFYGLVLFPLMIVAAATGFGRKRG, encoded by the coding sequence TTGACTGAAGAACAACATATTGAATTTCGTGGTGGCCCGATTTTAAGCGCTTTACCACTGGCCATTTTTATCCTGTGTACTCTTTTACTTGTAATATTTGGCGCCCCCGCAGTCGAGGGAATGATTCTCGCCGCCATGCTCGGTATCTCAATTGGGATGCTCTTTGCCCGCGACTTTGCCGGATACAGTGAGCGGATATTTTCTTTGATGGCAAACCGCACCTCAACCGTTGCCGTGGTCTGCTGGTTGTGGGCCGGAGCGTTTTCAGGAATTCTTGCCGGCTCCGGTCTGGTCGAAGCCATCGTTTGGGTTGGCTGGAAGCTCAATCTGAACGGCGCCTGGTTTACACTCACGGTGTTTATTTCTTCAGCACTGTTCGCGACCTCGGTTGGCACGGGATTGGGAACCATTGTGGGTTTCACCGCCGTCATGTATCCGGCCGGTATTGTTCTCGGTGCGAATCCGGCGGCGCTTTTGGGCGCCATCTTCAGTGGCGCGGCGTTCGGGGATAATTTGGCTCCTATTTCAGATACGACCATTGTCTCCGCTGCAACCCAGGAAACCGATGTCGGCGGGGTGGTGCGTTCCCGCCTCAAATACGTTTTGATTGCCTCTGCGATTTCAGCGATTTTGTTCGTTATTTTCGGCGGCAGCGGTTCCGCCATATCAAAAGCAGAGGCGCAAACCCTCCTTTCCGAAACCGCCGACCCGACCGGGTTGCCAATGTTGATTCCAGCAGTAATTGTTTTTATAGTCGCAGTCAGAGGGGGCCATTTTCTTGCCGCCCTGACCGCAGGCATCTTTACAGCGATTGTTATTGGACCGCTGGCCGGCGTTTTTCCAATACAACAGATTTTTCATATTACAGCAGATGGTTCAGTTGGCGGTAGTGCGGTTGGCGGCGCAGTTGCTTTGATTCCGACGTCTATTCTCACTCTGCTGCTGGTGACAGCTATCGGTATTATGCAAGCGGGGGGTTTTTTAGAAAAATTTATCGGCTGGCTGCAACAGACAATTGCCCGTTCCGTTCGCGGTACCGAGTTTGCCATTTTAGGACTGATTACATTCACCAATATTTGTGTTTCAGTCAACACGGTTGCCATGATCACAGCCGGGCCGCTGGCGAATATTTTACGTAAGAAATTCAATATTCATCCCTATCGCAGCGCTAATCTTCTCGATACGGTTTCCTGCTCGTTCCCGTATTTGCTGCCTTACGCAGCCACAATTGTTGCGGCACTCGCAATTCAACAGCAGGTTGCCGAACGCTACCCTTTTGTGACCGTGCTTTCATGGGAGCAGTTTGTACCGTATTGTTTTTACGGATTGGTTTTATTTCCATTGATGATAGTTGCTGCGGCGACCGGGTTTGGCAGGAAGCGGGGGTAA